Genomic DNA from Gossypium hirsutum isolate 1008001.06 chromosome A01, Gossypium_hirsutum_v2.1, whole genome shotgun sequence:
TATGATGGCGGATTTTGAAATTGGTGGAACATAGTCATCATAGactgaagctgctgctggagttcattGTATTTCCTGTTCTGCTccgcctccctcgctgctgcctccgctctaagctaagaaatttgctcatctgtgctagcttgtatctgaactatctgatcttttaacctctgaacttcagcttgactttgactcccggaaggcatgtattggtgcgaggtggatccaaaatattgggtcgggttaacaccagatccttgaaatctaacccgaccatacctttcaggacccaaaacttcattaataattctgttatcaatatcCTCAAAATTAACAGAACGATCAGTCGAAGCAGTCGCTTCATACTCTGCCTTCTTatcttttagtttctcctaataaatcagttaaagagttagaaacgaaatatacaataaaaaggaatacaacataacattatttaaattacacTAATAAAAATGacgaattaaaacattataattaaatattataaatatttataatgaatcaatttttatttgctaaatataccataatttctgcagcctcAGATGACATCGGAGTTCCATCTTTTTTCCTGtgcgtaatgtcaaaaagttgaaggcgtccaactttttgaccagacgaggcttcctacaatatagtagtaaaaatattatttaatagtaaaaagttattaatacttgatagatttaataaatccatagtacctcggcctgagctacacaagcaaaacttttcgaccctgtcgtgtgcgtaaatttttgttttgcctgctgcttgttccaactcgctcacggtcctacataatgaaattattattacgtatatagtaaatactataaaccgaaaAATTTATAAGAGTTTGCAAGTACATAATTCCAAAATCGAACcacatcttcccattggtacctcagcattcccggtgggacattttgcaatttttcttcgaggcttatgggttttttaaaatattcttttttcaaaatgcttttattgtctctccattttttacccaatgccttcttgatataggcatcagagacctctaaagcaaacctatcctaaaaaacacaagtttaggaagtaaatataaatgaaacttaaacaaaagtattataattacattaacgttttcttaccttaatattagagagagcttgatttttattgctatcaggcatgttatgccatgattcgtagttgatgggcaacatattggcatttcgtgctataatgcccaaatagcctgctaaaagtcgagcttcttgtCCAACAAGCTGACCATGGCTGTTTCtagttactttgacacgctcgatagaatttaagttatataaatctGTTAGGAGCGTACGTCCTcaacctctgcgcgtcccaccattttcagctgaaaaataataaattattactatattgaaatttaaaaataaatcagtaataaaatttaatacaatttgtaaaataaacttaacattactttgaacttccacagactcgtcaagtgtctccggcacgcttgaagatccaacaactgtctgctgttcagtacttacttcttccgaatttgtagtattctgtacaatactaagatctcttaatcttcttctaggcatttttcctacaacacataaaatagataaaattttagtaagaaataacaacaatagtaaatataaaatagttaaattatataacatgaccaatgTTAATATTGTaacattacatataaataaaaaatcataaaatcttactacatcataaatcgtaaatatcttcgtctacatcctgacgaacccattgaaattgtgtactagtactagggatattttcatctaagtcttgttctggaaaaggcaaagtttctgatctttcactgatgtcatctctacttctattccccatgtcaaacaagtctctaggggtgtttcggagtacaacataccaaccttcatcaattggatctttcgagtaaaaaacttgtttaacttgagaagaaaatacatacggctcgtctatcaaatgttctccagtgtgaattaatcgagagaaattcaccattgtgaAACTAAACTGATCatttttaattccgcgagcaatattagcatcagcccaatcacatcgaaataagacaactttccattttccataataatccaactcaataatgtcagttagaagtccataatactccacatttccctcgacaggattactgtccctagcactagcgtaacttgtaattaaagaattaacaactactccacaattttgagttctcctcaatctctcgccatatttggtatgaaatctgaatccattcatgatgaagccactatatctttttactactcaattcggaccttgggaaagccatttaacttcgtcattaacgatattcccactccaaacctattgaatcgaaagtaaattgagtaattataaatgttatgagaaaacattattatttgtcaacaaaatgttgagttgcataccgtttggcttaaccattcatgaaaagattctgcgaataacctattaatctcacgatgttgtaatcttcgtgaGCGTGGACGAGATCTtaagatttgtttgtactcactatgttaaacacatgtttaattcgttaaaaaataaacaaatcaaaaaaagaagaatatttatcatattctagaacttacttgcgtaattgttcaagtgcattgtggtggaaaagaacatatctatgtgcttgtatccaagatcggtcatctaattctacaatttcaactttgccaattggttctccataactttgaaataaataagttttgtccAAGTTAGGATCATTGAGTccggcatttctacttggtctattcaatcttgtttcaacatctaaatatctagaacagaatgtcatacactcctctgccaagtagccttcagcaattgattcTTCCGGATAACGCTTGTTAaggcaataagacttcaatttgcttaggaacctaaacaccatatacaacattatcaaaactggtaactataggtataaaggtgaatgcctttgaaataaattagcacctttcaatTGGATACATCCAACGATAGAAAACCGGCCCACCAATTATTGCTTCATGAGGGAGATGAATGACaaggtgcaccataatagtgaaaaaggaaggtggaaagatcttctccaaattgcataatgtcaaagcggctcgatcttgtactttttcaagttcttcaacattcagaactttgccacaaattgctttcattatattggacagctcaattatacaggacgttaccttctttgacatacagcaccgtaaagcaactggaagtagatcttgcatcggatgtgatagtcatgtgattttaatgaatatagtcttcgatctttaagacttacacatcgagatatatttgatgaatACGCATCcgttatatccttcaacaccgtgcagaacatttctttctcttcctttgacattgcaaaaattgtaggcggcaaccaatattttccattaggAAGTACTtagggatgaagatcacgcctaattcccatgtgaactaaatcaagtcgactttgaagattatcttttgatttacCATCGATGTTCAAAATTGTCCGGATGATGTTCTCGcaaacattcttctcaatatgcatcacatcaagattgtggcgtaatatgtgatgctcccaataaggcaactcaaaaaaaatacttcttttcttccacaagtccgcctcattagggtcatcctcctcgtcagattcatcatcagattcatccctcgatcgtCTATTTGTTTGCCTGTTAGATGGTTGATTCAGCTTCCCGTAACTGAAatccatatcttttaacatgaataagatttcagatccaatagTTTGCTCAGGAGCTTTTttcaactcttcagtaccgtcaaataaagCCTTCTAAAATCTATATctatgattttcatctaaccaccgacgatacCCCATATAGCAGAACTTCTTCCTATTATATAACCACTGTGAACACGTTtgagcagcacaacaaggacaagcataacgtcctttagtactccaacccgataaattcgcatatgccgggaaatcattaattgtccacatcaAAGTAGCACGTAggtaaaagttctcctttctcaatacatcatacgTCCCAACAcccgcccataattgttttaactctttaaTAAGTGGCTGCAGATATATTtcaatatcatttccggggcCTTTCTCTccggggataatcatagataatatcaaagaagattgcttcatgcagagccatggaggcaaattataaggaacaatgaccacaggccaagtactgtacgaggtgctcatgattttaaaaggattaaatccgtcAGATGCTAACCCGAGCCTTACACTCcgaggatcacttgcaaagcttggaaatttattgtcaaatgatttccatgcaaaagaatctgcaggatgccttaataatccatcatccattcgttgatcatgatgccacgtcataaactcagctgtctttgacgacatgaatagcctttgaagccttgggatTAGCGGGAAATATCGCAAAATCTTGTTCGGCTTCCTTCTTGACTGTGGCCCATATTCATCCTCATTAACATCTTCTGCAtctctattcatccaacgagatttaccgcaaacatgacaagactattgatttctccgatcaccccaatacaacatgcaatcatttaggcaactatgaattttgttgtacccaaggcccaaatcttttatcactttcttcatgtctttacatgattgagggatttttgcaaatgggaacatttctctcaaaagctctaacagcattgtcaaagagttttcagtccaccctcccaaacattttaagtggaaAAGGCGAATATAGAATGAcattttcgaaaattttgatccctcataaagttcttcattcatttcaccaagtaacgtgtagaacttcgccgcttcttcattcgGTTGTTCATCCGGTACACTTCTTCTCGTTTCCATAAAAGTATTCCTACCGATATTATAATCATCAGATGCAACATAGTTTGGTGGAAATGATTGGAAACTTTCACtccgcatattaaatgcatcccgcatcataccttccatgtcatcttctctaacatgCTGACGGTAACCACTATAAGGATAACCCGGATTAATCGTCGAAGAGGCTCCACTAgttgtacactctccatggaaattccattttttatacccccgaatgaagccatcaacaattagatgttcgtagacaacttcacgataatgccaatagatattgccacatttcttacacgggcaaagaatcatattctcttggcttgaatTGTGAAATGCAAAATCTAAAAAAGATTGCACTACATTTTGATACTCGTTGCTTGCCCTTGAGAAATTCATCCaagtcctatccatttcgtagttgttgaagtctaaagttggcaataagtttcacgggtaagttgtttattatgtaagtcttgatatgatatatatttatggtttatgtaagttatgtagattatgtaagttatgaaatttgaacttttaaactatatgcttttaaggaaattattagattaaactacatgtattagttaagttatgtaagttgttatgtacgttatgtgagttatgtaatttatttaagtaatgatcaatattaatactattttgataaaaatagttataatatatttaaacaatgatcaataatgttatgttgataaaataatttataattggcCATTTAGTCgttgaaatttttaattcttttttaaggTCAATAGAATTATTTATAAGCTCCATAGAACTTTTTTGGaaatcttattaatataacaaaattttaaagacatttaaaaataataaatattaaaatcaaacatgtttaatataacaaaatagtaatttgaatatggTAATATCAAGAAAGAATCGTAGCTTAATTTTTAGAAGTAAATTGgtgaaataaattaaggttatataaatattcaatagcgatagaacttttttcaattctttttgaattttttaagattcatcatacgtggcattgttacacctagggaggatccattatatcttgcagctcgatataaggcaacacgtcaggtttccagcctatatactttgaatctttaaaacatttaaaataaggaatggacaagcaagctacatatatggtaataaaattaattcatacttaagttgaatcaaataatacttaagttgaaccaaaatataaaaacttattcatacttcaaataataattaataatactattttgataaaaattagttataaattttaaagacatttaaaaataataaatattaaaatcaaacatgtttaatataacaaaatagtaatttgaatataataatataaagaaagaatcgtagtttaatttttataagtaaattggtgaaataaattaaggttatataaatattcaatagcgatagaacttttttcaattctttttgaattttttaagattcatcatacgtggcgttgttacacctagggaggatccattatatcttgcagctcgatataaggcaacccgtcaggtttccagcctatatat
This window encodes:
- the LOC107961199 gene encoding uncharacterized protein, with product MSSEAAEIMEKLKDKKAEYEATASTDRSVNFEDIDNRIINEVLGPERYGRVRFQGSGVNPTQYFGSTSHQYMPSGSQSQAEVQRLKDQIVQIQASTDEQIS